A DNA window from Thermosynechococcaceae cyanobacterium Okahandja contains the following coding sequences:
- a CDS encoding PspA/IM30 family protein: MGLLERVGMVVRSNLNAIVSAAEDPEKILEQTIIDMNEDLVKLRQAVAQAIAAQKRLEQQYTQNLQQAKQWEDRARLALSKGDEALAMEALNRKKTATDTATALKKQVDQMGAQVKTLKDNLTALESKIAEAKTKKEMLKARARAAKASEQIHQAVSKVGTSNAMAVFDRMEDKVLQMEARSQAIAELSSDTLENQFQALESSAGSDEVQFELLEMKKQLGLLPDASPAGTLPQATTDDVQVSSSPPPAAAEIQDTAPGSSVQDEMAELRRLLDS, translated from the coding sequence ATGGGTTTACTCGAACGGGTTGGCATGGTCGTGCGCTCTAACCTCAATGCAATTGTCAGTGCGGCTGAAGATCCAGAGAAAATTCTGGAGCAGACCATTATTGACATGAATGAAGATTTGGTAAAACTTCGCCAAGCGGTTGCCCAGGCGATCGCCGCCCAAAAGCGCCTTGAGCAACAATATACCCAAAACCTCCAACAGGCCAAACAGTGGGAAGACCGAGCCCGGCTTGCCCTGAGTAAGGGGGACGAAGCACTGGCCATGGAAGCCCTCAACCGCAAAAAAACTGCCACCGACACGGCGACAGCCCTAAAAAAACAAGTGGATCAGATGGGGGCACAGGTCAAAACCCTAAAAGATAACTTGACAGCCCTCGAGAGCAAGATCGCAGAAGCGAAGACCAAAAAAGAAATGCTCAAAGCCCGTGCCCGTGCCGCTAAAGCTTCAGAGCAGATTCATCAGGCGGTGAGCAAGGTGGGCACCTCGAATGCCATGGCGGTTTTTGATCGCATGGAAGACAAAGTCCTGCAAATGGAGGCGCGCTCTCAAGCGATTGCGGAGTTAAGTAGCGACACCCTCGAAAATCAGTTCCAAGCCCTTGAAAGCTCTGCTGGTAGTGATGAAGTGCAATTTGAACTGCTGGAAATGAAGAAGCAACTCGGCTTACTGCCGGATGCCTCCCCCGCCGGAACCTTGCCCCAAGCCACCACTGATGACGTGCAAGTGTCATCTTCACCGCCCCCAGCCGCAGCAGAGATTCAAGACACCGCGCCCGGCTCCTCGGTGCAAGATGAAATGGCAGAACTGCGGCGGCTCCTCGATAGCTAA